The sequence below is a genomic window from Anaerocolumna chitinilytica.
GCTGCAAGTTCCTCCAATTTATTCTCTGTAAAAAGTTCTTTCATATCTGTATTGAGATTGTGCATTTCTTCTGTCATATCAATCGTAATCCTTTCCAAGAAAATATACTAGTACCGAAATCTTGTGAAAGAAATATATATTTATATAATTCTTACAAGAAGTAAAACCTATTCAATTAGCTTCAAGATTGAGCCGAGGATTTCGCAGGCGAAATCTTGAGTAAGAATTATATATTTATATAATTCTTACTCAGCCGATTATAAAAAATCCCGCTGCTGCAATGATATAGATAGAGACTAACTTTAGGCCCTCCATCCAGTTAGAACTGCCGGATTTTACAATCTGGTTGGCCACCAGTACACTGGAGAATAATAAGAACAATTCAATCGGCTTTAATACAATACTCATGGGAGTAAAGAACAAGCTGATTAAGACGGAGACAGGAATTACAAAGAGGGCAATCTGAAGACTTGAACCCACAGCAATTTCAATTGCAATATCCATCTTGTTCTTAAGAGCCATAATAACTGCTGTACTGTGTTCTGCTGCATTTCCGACGATAGGAATGAGGATAATACCGACAAACATCTGTGACATACCGGCTGAGGAAGTCATTGGCTTGATGGTATCAACTAAAAGTTCTGATTCATAAGCTATAAATACCGTGCAGGCAGCAAGGATAACAATGCTTAAGGTAAGGCTCCATTTGGAATCGATATCCTCCGCATGTTCAACACCATATAGGTCATTTTGTGTCTTAAAGGAGTAAAACATACCAAGCACATAGATACACAGCATTATAACACTGGTAATAATACTTAGATTCTCGTATTTGGAGGAAACCAAACTTTCAGAAACATGGTAAGTAAATACAGCCGGAACAGAAAGCCCTATAACCGCAAACAGCAGCATAGTTGCCGTAAAGCTTCCGAGACCGGAGTCATAGGTTAATTTTTTGTGTTTTAGTCCTCCTGCAAAAATACTGCAGCCAAGTACCAAAAGAATATTTCCCAGTATGGAACCAACTAAAGAGGCCTTTACGACATCATATAAGCCCGCTCTTATGGCAAAGAAACTAATAATAAGTTCCGTTGCATTACCAAAAGTTGCATTGAGAAAACCACCGAATTTGGGGCCGGTATAAACCGCAATTTCTTCTGTAGCACTGCCCAGATACCCTGCCAAAGGAACAATAGCAAAACATATCAGGAAAAAGGTAAGTGTGGAGTTCCATTTCAGATAATAACCTGCAATGGACAAGGGGATACAAACTAAAAGAAACTTTAAGTATTTCATATTTTTATCTTCCTTCTGCAATGATCTGCAGTATTGCCGTAAAAACAGGAGCAAAAAATCTCTGCGGCATCCTTTCTGATATTTATTTCTTTGCCCGCTGTATTGGTATATGTACAAAAAATACCATTCATAGTTAATTATACTCCTGTGCATTTTGAAAATCAATGTAACAAGTTATTAAACACACGGCAAATGCTTGAAACCATATATTAGGTCCCAGACCCTCATTTCTATAGTTGATTTCAAGTGTTTGCTCTGCAATCAGACAGATTTACGTTTAATCAAATTCGTTAATATTTCGATCTTAACGGGAGTATATTCTTTGGAACCGAGGATAGATACCAATCTTTGAACTGCCATCTCGCCCATGTATTGTTTCGGTACATTGATGCTTGTTAAAGGCGGTTCAACATAAGTACAGACAGGCATATTGTCAAAACCGATTACAGCTATGTCCTCCGGTATGCGAAAGCCCCGTTCTCTGAAAGCTTTCATGGCCCCCGCAGCAATTAAGTCATTGTCCGCAAAATAACATCTTGCTGTTTCTTCTTTCTGGTCGAGTAGCGCCAGCATATCAGCATAGGCACCTTCTACCGAAGGGGATAGCAAATGTACGATTGACTTAGAAGTGGACATACCATTAGCACGAACTGCTTTATAGAAGCCGTCAGCACGCTCATTGAAGTTATTAATGGGATAAGCCGAATGCAGATATCCGGGCTGAGCTTTGCATTTTGAAATCAGGTATGCGGTTGCCTGATAGGAACCCTGTACGTTATTGATAAGCACACAGTCCTTGGTAATTGTTTCAAAGTAATTGTCCAATAAAACAAGGGGAATGTTTAATATAGAAAACGGTCTGAAATCTTCTTCCTTCATTTCTGTGCCAAGAAGGATAATACCCTTGCAGCCCTGGCTCAGTATCTGGCTTAAATGGCTGTCAATATCATCACCCTCATACAAATAATAGACATTCAGATAATACCTTGCCTTCTTACATCCCCAGTCGATTCCTTCTGAGAGCTGTGAGAAAAAGGGAGTATCGGAAACGACTGCTCCATGTTTACGGTAATTAATAAAATATATGGTGCCGTTGGTGGTTACCGGGGTAGCATTATCCTCGTTAATGCGGGTAAAGTCGTAACCTTGCTGTTTCGCGGCTTCCATTACTTTTTTTCTTGTTTTTGTACTGACACCTGGCTTGTTGTTTAGAGCCATCGATATAGCGGCTTCTGATAAATTCAGTAATTTAGCAAGTTCTTTTGCTGTAATAGCCATATTACCTCTTTCCTGATCTGTAGTTGAAAAAGTCTTTTGTTTCTTTCACTGACAAGTATAGGCGATTAAGTGAATTAAGTCAACAAACACAGAGATAATCACTTAATAATTCATTGTAATTAAGTTAAATTCACTTAATAATAGTATTATCAAATTTAACTTTGAGGTGAAAGAATATGGAGAATATTGTTTTGGGATTTGCACCAACAAGAAGAAGTATATTTTCGGCACCGGATGCAGTGAAATATGCGGAACTGACCAGGAGTAAACTAAAAGAGCTGGGTGTCTGTTTTACAGATATCAATGATATTGCAGAGGACGGATTACTTCATGATGATGCTGACAGAATTAAAATTGCTGCCAAATTCAAAGAAAAGAAGATTGACGGATTATTCTTCCCACACGGAAACTTCGGAACGGAGTATGAAGTGGCAAGGTTAGCCAAGGAATTGAATGTTCCGGTGCTTTTGTGGGGACCCAGAGATGAGAGTCCGGATGA
It includes:
- the cax gene encoding calcium/proton exchanger, with the protein product MKYLKFLLVCIPLSIAGYYLKWNSTLTFFLICFAIVPLAGYLGSATEEIAVYTGPKFGGFLNATFGNATELIISFFAIRAGLYDVVKASLVGSILGNILLVLGCSIFAGGLKHKKLTYDSGLGSFTATMLLFAVIGLSVPAVFTYHVSESLVSSKYENLSIITSVIMLCIYVLGMFYSFKTQNDLYGVEHAEDIDSKWSLTLSIVILAACTVFIAYESELLVDTIKPMTSSAGMSQMFVGIILIPIVGNAAEHSTAVIMALKNKMDIAIEIAVGSSLQIALFVIPVSVLISLFFTPMSIVLKPIELFLLFSSVLVANQIVKSGSSNWMEGLKLVSIYIIAAAGFFIIG
- a CDS encoding LacI family DNA-binding transcriptional regulator, coding for MAITAKELAKLLNLSEAAISMALNNKPGVSTKTRKKVMEAAKQQGYDFTRINEDNATPVTTNGTIYFINYRKHGAVVSDTPFFSQLSEGIDWGCKKARYYLNVYYLYEGDDIDSHLSQILSQGCKGIILLGTEMKEEDFRPFSILNIPLVLLDNYFETITKDCVLINNVQGSYQATAYLISKCKAQPGYLHSAYPINNFNERADGFYKAVRANGMSTSKSIVHLLSPSVEGAYADMLALLDQKEETARCYFADNDLIAAGAMKAFRERGFRIPEDIAVIGFDNMPVCTYVEPPLTSINVPKQYMGEMAVQRLVSILGSKEYTPVKIEILTNLIKRKSV